The proteins below are encoded in one region of Tsuneonella sp. CC-YZS046:
- the dnaK gene encoding molecular chaperone DnaK — translation MAKVIGIDLGTTNSCVAVMDGGKPKVIENSEGARTTPSIVAFTKDGERLIGQPAKRQAVTNPDNTVFAVKRLIGRRFDDPVTKKDTELVPYTIVKGKNGDAWVNAGGEDYSPSQISAFILQKMKETAESYLGETVTQAVITVPAYFNDAQRQATKDAGQIAGLEVLRIINEPTAAALAYGLDKEDGKTIAVYDLGGGTFDVSILEIGDGVFEVKSTNGDTFLGGEDFDSAIVEYLADKFKAKENMDLKNDKLALQRLKEAAEKAKIELSSAQTTEINLPFITARMEGGSTTPLHLVETITRSDLEKLVGKLIERTKEPMKKALADAGISASEIDEVVLVGGMTRMPKVREAVKEFFGKEPHTGVNPDEVVAMGAAIQAGVLQGDVKDVLLLDVTPLSLGIETLGGVFTRMIDRNTTIPTKKTQVYSTAEDNQQAVTIRVFQGEREMAADNKLLGQFDLLGIPPAPRGVPQIEVTFDIDANGIVNVSAKDKGTGKEQQIKIQASGGLTDSDIDQMVRDAEKFAEEDKKRRESAEARNNADSLVHATEKQLEENGDKIDADLKSQIEAAIAEAKTAIESGDAAEMNAKTQALTELAMKMGQAIYEKEQAAGASAAASDEAGSEDVVDAEFSEVDEENKG, via the coding sequence ATGGCAAAAGTTATCGGTATCGACCTTGGCACGACCAATAGCTGCGTCGCGGTGATGGATGGGGGGAAGCCCAAGGTCATAGAAAATTCCGAAGGCGCGCGCACGACGCCGTCCATCGTCGCCTTCACGAAAGACGGTGAACGCCTGATCGGCCAGCCGGCCAAGCGCCAGGCGGTGACCAACCCCGACAATACGGTTTTCGCTGTGAAGCGCCTGATCGGCCGCCGGTTTGACGATCCTGTCACCAAGAAGGACACGGAACTGGTCCCTTACACCATCGTCAAGGGCAAGAACGGCGATGCGTGGGTCAATGCCGGGGGCGAGGATTACTCACCATCGCAGATTTCCGCCTTCATCCTGCAGAAGATGAAGGAAACCGCCGAGAGCTATCTCGGCGAAACCGTCACGCAGGCGGTCATCACCGTCCCGGCCTATTTCAACGACGCCCAGCGCCAGGCGACCAAGGACGCCGGCCAGATCGCGGGCCTCGAGGTGCTACGCATCATCAACGAGCCGACCGCGGCCGCGCTGGCCTATGGCCTCGACAAGGAAGACGGCAAGACCATCGCCGTCTATGACCTTGGCGGCGGCACATTCGACGTTTCCATCCTCGAGATCGGCGACGGCGTGTTCGAAGTAAAGTCCACCAATGGCGACACCTTCCTTGGCGGCGAGGACTTCGACAGCGCGATCGTCGAATATCTGGCCGACAAGTTCAAGGCCAAGGAGAACATGGACCTCAAGAACGACAAGCTCGCCCTTCAGCGGCTCAAGGAAGCCGCCGAAAAGGCCAAGATCGAGCTGTCGAGCGCCCAGACCACGGAAATCAACCTGCCGTTCATCACCGCGCGCATGGAAGGCGGCAGCACCACCCCGCTGCACCTGGTCGAAACCATCACCCGTTCCGATCTCGAAAAGCTTGTCGGCAAGCTGATCGAGCGGACCAAGGAGCCGATGAAGAAGGCGCTGGCCGATGCCGGCATCTCCGCGTCGGAAATCGATGAAGTCGTGCTGGTCGGCGGCATGACCCGCATGCCCAAGGTGCGCGAGGCCGTGAAGGAATTCTTCGGCAAGGAACCGCACACCGGTGTCAATCCCGACGAAGTGGTGGCGATGGGCGCAGCGATCCAGGCAGGCGTGCTGCAGGGCGACGTCAAGGACGTTCTCCTGCTCGACGTGACGCCGCTCTCGCTCGGCATCGAAACGCTGGGCGGCGTGTTCACCCGCATGATAGACCGCAACACCACGATCCCCACCAAGAAGACGCAGGTCTATTCCACTGCCGAGGACAATCAGCAGGCGGTGACGATCCGGGTGTTCCAGGGCGAACGCGAAATGGCGGCGGACAACAAGCTGCTCGGCCAATTCGATTTGCTCGGCATTCCGCCCGCGCCGCGCGGCGTGCCCCAGATCGAGGTCACGTTCGATATCGACGCCAACGGCATCGTGAACGTGTCCGCCAAGGACAAGGGCACGGGCAAGGAACAGCAGATCAAGATCCAGGCGTCCGGCGGCCTTACCGATTCCGATATCGACCAGATGGTCCGGGATGCGGAAAAGTTCGCGGAAGAGGACAAGAAGCGGCGTGAATCGGCAGAGGCCCGCAACAATGCGGACAGCCTCGTCCACGCGACCGAGAAGCAGCTCGAGGAAAATGGCGACAAGATCGACGCCGATCTCAAGTCCCAGATCGAGGCGGCGATCGCCGAAGCCAAGACCGCCATCGAAAGCGGCGATGCTGCGGAAATGAACGCCAAGACCCAGGCCCTTACCGAACTGGCCATGAAGATGGGCCAGGCGATCTACGAGAAGGAGCAGGCCGCCGGTGCAAGCGCCGCGGCCAGTGACGAAGCGGGCAGCGAGGATGTTGTCGATGCCGAGTTCTCCGAAGTCGACGAAGAGAACAAGGGCTGA